From the genome of Penaeus monodon isolate SGIC_2016 chromosome 11, NSTDA_Pmon_1, whole genome shotgun sequence:
GTAAGTTCACAGAAGTTTAGAAGAAGTGTCAGTGATCAACTCTGTCAAGGCTGAAGTCTTTCTGCATGAACACAGTATAATTGAAGGAAGAAATGACATTGGTTATGATCCTGTAAAACAATATGTCCATGGGAAATTTTCCTCTCACagatttttataatagtatagtaattcTGTTAATCATGATATTGTTATAACAACATTATATTCAGCAGACTAGCTTATTCTAAAAATCTGCTTTACTATCATTCATATTGTTCcctttgtataaaaggtatgaatgagaatgaatatcttcacaagagatgtatttgactggattagatttatatcttcatcagaaaaaaaaaaaaaaaaaaaaaaaacgtctcttgtattgtgaagatattcattctcactcataccttttatacatttgtcaatatgaacacGGTtcattgttccctttttttatcattattgatttactAATGACAGAGGACAgtgattttaaaaattctgttACTGTTAGAAGGGATTCAAGGAAATGTGTGTtataagtaatgttttttttaactgttttagaCTGGCTCGGTGATATCAATGGCAGTTCCCAGTAGCTACAATGACGTAACGCAAGACAAAGCTCTGCGAGACCATATTGGATGGGCATGGTGAGTTTTGTGTGGATTATTTTTGTGTTACATTAATTGAGCTGAGATAATGCCATTAGAACTTATAAGAATTTTATTTACCAAacattttattagatttttttaatggATATTTTGTAATGATTTAATGTGTTGATTCTGGGAACTGTTtactataattttgttttatcattttttttttttttacacataaatggctatACAAGTAGCAAGGAATTAACGATTGGGCCACCAAACCTCATCTGTTTAACCCAATCCTTGAATTTTTGTGAAATAATTTTGAATTTCTATTACTATGTTACTTTcttgatatttgatattattgttattattattatcagtatcattatgataatataataataatgataataataataataatgactatgataatgataatgttaatgagaatgataatgatattataatgataataattattactatcattactattataatgaagGTCCTTTACTGTGTTTTGTTAGGTACGATCGCACTTTTTATGTGCCCTTAAGATGGCAAGTTGACAAGCAGAGGGTTGTTCTTCGTCTTGGGTCTGCCCATTATAATTCAATCATTGTGAGTATTACTGGGGCTATACTATGAGTGTTCTGAATTATGTTACCGTTAATCATGAAGGAAAATTAGCTGAATGTAATGTTGGGTACATCAATTCTCCGATACAGGATATATTCATTCAATAAATGCTAGTATAGGGTATGTTAATTCATGTGTGTAGGTAGAGCCCCCCACCTACCAGACGTGCAAATATAGAAAGGAactcaaaaacacacagaaatatttatacaacataagtacatatatatatatgggagtttGCTTTTCAATgcctattttatgtataataatattcagTGTCACTGCTTaatctctttttcctttgaatACCTTTTCTCAAATTTTTCCTTTGAATACCTTTTCTGGTATTATTCTAATTGCACTGAAAGTATTTCTCATAGGAAGGGACTCCATTTTCCAGTACATCAATGGCGTAGCTGTGACGTCTCACGAAGGAGGACACCTTCCGATAATGGCCGAGATATCGAGTGGCCTTCGCTTCGGGAAGGAGAACCTGGTTACCGTAGCCATCAACAACACTTTAACGCCCAGTACTTTGCCTCAGGGGAAGATCATCTACCACAACGACCCTACGAAGTACGTTCTGTAATTTTATGGCTGCCTttaattttgatgatgaaatGGTGACTTGTATGTGGTTTGCTAGAACTAGGAACAACATTTTGTTTATGTCTctgttcaattttcttttttttttccttgtttttttttttttttttttccagtattcttttattttatttttttgtctgttcagatttctttcttttttgtttgtttgtttgtttctgttcagttttatttattttttttgtctctattcaatttttttttctgtctgttcaattttttttttgtgtgtctgcaaTTTTCTTTCAAATCGTTTTTGTCTTTGTTCAATTTTCTTACATGGTTTGCAGGGGATTTTTCATATCTGCAATTAAGCAATGCATTTCACAATAAGTTGCTATAAATGCTTGTCAAACTAAATTTTCCCATGAATTACATAACTATGGAACAAAGTGTCAAAATACATCATTACAAGCATCTAGCTATAAAGGGTTAAAAGATATTCACATAAAACCTTAATTTTTAATGGGAAAGTCTTTCGAGTTTAACaaaatgttaatttatttttataaaacttttagtCAGGACTGTTGTGATGTATTAAATGTATCCCAATCAAGGTTAAATTCACCCCTGGGGTaaatttctgcacacacacacgcacacgcacacccacacccacacccacacgcacacacacgcacacacacgcacacacgcacgcacccacgcacgcacgcacgcacgcacgcacgcacgcacgcacgcacgcacacacgcacacacacacacacacacacacacacacacacacacacacacacacacacacacacacacacacacacacacacacacacacacacacacacaaacacacacacacacaaacacacacacacacaaagacacacacacaaacacacacacacacacaaaaaaagcaagcaagcaaacaagtaagcaagcaagcaagctctGGTCACCCATAGCATTTATATGtcatgttttttatgtttggttaGCTTTGGTATGTAGGACAAGTAGGAATATTTTTAGGAGAAAAGAATTTCTGTAATATAActgataaagataacattaagTCCTTAATATATGGATTGATTTTACCGTTCATATTCTGATTTACAGGTATCCTCCAGGCTACTTTGAGCAGAAATTAGACTTTGACTTTTTCAACTATGCAGGTCTTCATCGGCCTGTTTACCtttacacaacaccacaaacatacattgATGATATAGTGATTAACACTGATATTGATGGGTCTGCAGGTTTGTAATGATTATCACATTGTTAAAAGTCTCCCATTGTTCGAAAAAATTAAGTTGAATAGCGTGTTTGAAATTATGTTGATAtttactttctccctttcatgATAGCTTGAATAAAGATCTGAATAATGACAAAAAGGGATGTTTCCAAGAGTTAACCATTAACTGTCTTTTAGGTATCATTAATTACGAGATATTTGCGGCCACCACTGAGATTGGCCCTCAAAGCGAAGATGGTGTGGGCTGTTCTGTTAAGCTCCTGGATAAGGAGGGAGATCACATCACTAGTGCCATGGGGTGTGTTGGCACTATTAAGATCAGCAATGCCAGTCTTTGGTGGCCGTATCTAATGCATAGTAACCCTGgctatatgtatacattgatggtatgtatatttttacttttattgataCATTGCTCTGTAGGTGTATCTATCCAGCAATCTTATAtaccatgtgtatatgtacatgagtgtttacacatatgtatgtaattatattcatGTAAGTGTACAGTATGTAAGCAGACAAACAAACTGTTGGATAAGTTCTATAAAACCAGAATCACTCTTTTTGTTCTTCCATTTCTTCAGGTAGCAGTTTCAGATGCATTTGGTGTGCTGGACCTCTATCCCCAGAAAGTTGGCATTCGCACTCTTGGATGGAACTCCACAACGCTGACCATCAACAATCAGCCTCTATATTTGCGTGGCTGTGGACGGCATGAAGATGCTGATGTAAGTGGATTATAGATGAGGGATGGGGTTGAGCAAGAGCTAAAAATTCTTTGTAAttttaagaacatttttttttttttttctgttgtgtataatgaaattaattcatGAAATTTTACCTTCCTGATTTGTCTCCTTTGTATTCTAAAGATCCGGGGCAAAGGTGTCGACTACCCACTGATTGTGAAGGACTTCAGCCTCCTCAAGTGGCTGGGTGCAAACAGCTTCCGTACGTCTCACTACCCCTATGCGGAGGAGATCATGGACATGGCAGATCAGGAGGGAATCATGATAGTGGATGAGAGTCCTGCAATCGGTCTCAAGTATGTTCTTTGGATATtctgggattttgtttttattctttgtggTTTGAGTTAACTGATCAGTATTGGCTTTGGTTCAGAAATTAgattttctcttttataatcATGTAAGGCAAAgtgtaattttttggggggatttaatTTTCTTCCTTAACCAGTGGTTTTGGCGAGGAGCTGATGAAGCGCCACATTGCAGTCATGCAGGAATTTGTCCGCCGTGACAAGAATCGACCGAGTGTCATCATGTGGAGTGTCGGCAATGAGCCAAGATCTTATGAGCCTGCTGCAAAGGAGTATTTCAGGTACGAAGAATTCTGCTAAACTCTTTTTTGGTGAAGGGTATTCAGAATGTCTCATATGATCAAAAGATTTGGAAATGGTTTTACTTATTTTGGAATGTATTTAGTGTAGTAAGTTTCACTAGCGTTAACTAATACATCTAGAAGGAGTGTTTAGTATAGTAAGTCCAGTCTTAGGAAGGGGGGAAACACTAGCAACTCGCCCCAGTATCTGGAGTTTTGTGACTTAccatctccttttcttattctaatcagctgacacttaataCTTGCATCTACATGTTTGGTATCTTTAAAactcaaaatatattatttttaatggtttgcACCACTTTCATATCTCTCTCAGAAGAGACTTGGCGAATTGGTAGTACTCCAGAGTCTAGTTTAGGTTACTAGTTCTAGCTTTTCTTGGACTGGATGGAGCATAGTTACTATGTACTCAAAATAGAAGGATGGGTGACCAGTGGTAACTTGGAGACCCAAGGCAGAGGCGGGGTAGTGGTATTGCAGCTTTGATAAGCATGTGCTGCCAGCTGCCTGTttccttaattattttttcttaaatgaatGCTGACAGGTGTTTTCTGCACCATACCAAGCCATTTAATGGTTGCTGCACACAGTCaactaatgtataatataatgtataatgtataggtATTCATCCCATGTGTTGGCAGTGGGGTAACtcttatgaatgttttttttgccAGTAACTCCTCTGTGTAACATTTAGGAGAGCAACTAAAATCAAAAGTTATATTGATGTTCATACTTAGCTAATTTTGAATGTGTTTCTCCCACACACATCAACAAGTAAAGATAAATTTAATTGGTATCCATTTAAGTGTTAACctcaaaattttcttttgaaaTGCTAAAAAACTGAGACCTAAGTACATTAAAATAATTGGCAATTGTCAGAGATAGGGAATCTGTCAAGTTGTAACTTAATTTAACTTGATTTAGTTTCTTAATTCAACTTTAAAACTTCAGAATGAAATGAGATTTACACACTTCTTTCCAGTGCTGTGGTTAATGCTACTAAAGAAGCTGACCCAACACGCTCTGTCACTTGTGTCCTGGCAGTTGACAAACACACAGATTTAGCTGTATGTAAAGACTTGATAATGTTATTGCCTTTCCTAAAGGATTTGAGAGGATATGCATGTGTGATATTTTGCTGTATAGTTAACTGATTattgctgtgtgtctgtgtctgaagAACTTCAGTTTGGTGATTTTTGTGTGTTGCATTAGGGGAAATAAGATATCTCAAAGACAGGTCTCATTGAGGTGAAAAATGAAGCATTCCTGGTTGGTATTTTTCCCTTCCAAAATCAAAGTATATTTGCAATACAAGACTTATAAGGTTTTACCtcttatatacaacacacactggTAGATGCTGTCCATGGTGCAGATTAGTCTAGACCAGTGATATCTGTGCTCTTGACtgtacattaaatataatattgatcaaCTTTTTGCCATACTGAATATGTACTAATATCACTGTCAAAATGGTTAAAGGGGCACTTTGCTCACTTAATTAGCAGGATTTATTTTTAgaatgtaaataatgaaaataccgtAAATATGAATTAgtccagggagagagagagacagaaaaaacccCAGtatattcttgatttttttattatgtgaatGTTACTTTGTCTTCTGtaaatgtaattgtttttataaatCACGTGTGGTACGAACCAAACTCAGCCTGGCAGTTACTGTTCCCTTTCCAGTAAGAATGATAAGGCAGATGTAATTACTAGGACTAAGAATATAGTAAgatacttttttatatgtatctaaTTTAGCATGAGTCATCTCTTGGAAAACAAGAAATACAATTTTCTAGAAGGGAATAAGTGAGTAAATTGAAGATAAGTCTCATAGAAATGTCATCCAGTTTAGATATTTTCATGCTGTCTTTCAAAATGTATATAGTCCGATTTTGTTTATTCTACAGCAATGTTGTGAATGCCACCAAAGCAGTTGATGCTACCCGTCCAGTTACATGTGTTCTCAATTATCCTAAAAACGAGGAACATGCTGTATGTTCTCGTAGATATATTTCCTCACTTGGCTTGCAGCATGGAAGTGGTGCATGTGCATGAGGCATGTCTGTGTGGCATATTTTGTGGCTCACTTTGTGTCTTTTAATCATAATAAACTCTGATAAAGTTTATATTATCTAGGTTTTGTTATGTCTTATGtgcataataactataataactgtttctaaattattttgtatcatatattttatttttattaatggttGATATGataatttacttttaaatttccttGAAAACCTTCAAGGAAATTTGTTTTACTTTGTGTAAGATTTAGACCAATTTTGTTTTGACCAGAAAATGCAATGTGCTTTAGCCAGAATTCCAGGAGCTTTGAGCCCAGCCCCACGTCTTGAATTAGCCATGGTCCCTAAACTACCTGTAGCTGACTACCTGTGTTCTGAAGCCAGGCTAGCTTAGCTGGCTTCAAAACAGTTTTACTGCTTTCATAAATGTAACACTATATGACAATCGTCCAAGAAAATAATTGACATAAGGAGGAAATGGGCAGAGAAGCCTGTAGGTCTGGCTCCTTGAATTCTCCAGGTAGTAAGTCAACTTAAGCCTGGTCAAAAGGTAAAAATAGCTGACTTCAGTCTGGCTCCAGATACAGCCAGCAGAAGTGTGGCTGCAGTAAATCAGACCTTAGATTCCTATGCCTAGATTCAAATGTCTTTTCACAGGCAGTAAATCTGTTGTCCATGATTGTCTCAGAAATTTGTCCAGTATTACTATGCTGTTATAACATGAGTAGAAAACATTTTAGAGCCAGCCTAGGTACCCAGGGTAGTGCAGTTGTTGTAACCAAAATGCGAGAACAGGAAAGTCACAGGTGGCTTTGGGTCTGGGCTGAGTCTGGCTCAAGACATCTTGGATATTCATCTTTGAAGTACAGATATTCAACTCAGGGTCCTTCTAgctttttttctgcttcctgcATTCCATTTCCCTTTAGTACTTTGACAATGCCTATTTAAATAACTATGCATATGAGTTTGActtgatatatttgatataattgaAAGTTATAGTATATTGAATGCTTTTATAGATTATTGCATTTGATTGTAATCCATGTCATTAGTATTTTGATTTGTACGTTTCTAGATATGAATTACCTCTAGACTGCCTGAAAAGTGTAAATGCTGTAAATCCTAGTATGTAATAGATGTGAATTGTCTCTGTTTGCAGAGAAAGTGTCAGTAGGTAGAATGTGTGATGCACTGTATTTGTAGCTTTGctttaatgtttaaattttagtttatttgaaaatatataagagaACATTTTGAAATAAACTTGTTCCACAAAAGTGTGttgaaatatataagaaaatgaaacatATATCTGCATAAACTTGTTTCACAGCTTCTTGAATTGCCTTTTCCAGGGAAGCAGCCTAGATGTAATTTTGGTAAATCGCTACTATTCCTGGTACAGTGACACAGGGCACCTAGAGCTGATTTATAATCAGACTGTGAATGAGTTCATTGAGTGGCATCTCCTCCACAACAAGCCCGTTATGATCTCAGAGTATGGAGCTGGGTCCATTGCTGGTTTCCACATGGTAACTATTTAACTGTTGAACACTAGACTGTGATACTCATCCCCTGTGGACATATGGTTGATTTTTTTCATGGTTATGATTAGACTTAAAATACAGTAAGCTAAAGGGGATGACGGATGCGGAGTTTTCGTGGCAGCATGGAGAGCCTGGTATATACAGAG
Proteins encoded in this window:
- the LOC119579030 gene encoding beta-glucuronidase-like isoform X5: MMGGWSLLLGSLAILTGTLAEDSKWGGLYPRESGSREVKSLDGLWNFRLAPLHDPLKGFREEWFLRPLSKTGSVISMAVPSSYNDVTQDKALRDHIGWAWYDRTFYVPLRWQVDKQRVVLRLGSAHYNSIIYINGVAVTSHEGGHLPIMAEISSGLRFGKENLVTVAINNTLTPSTLPQGKIIYHNDPTKYPPGYFEQKLDFDFFNYAGLHRPVYLYTTPQTYIDDIVINTDIDGSAGIINYEIFAATTEIGPQSEDGVGCSVKLLDKEGDHITSAMGCVGTIKISNASLWWPYLMHSNPGYMYTLMVAVSDAFGVLDLYPQKVGIRTLGWNSTTLTINNQPLYLRGCGRHEDADIRGKGVDYPLIVKDFSLLKWLGANSFRTSHYPYAEEIMDMADQEGIMIVDESPAIGLNGFGEELMKRHIAVMQEFVRRDKNRPSVIMWSVGNEPRSYEPAAKEYFSNVVNATKAVDATRPVTCVLNYPKNEEHAGSSLDVILVNRYYSWYSDTGHLELIYNQTVNEFIEWHLLHNKPVMISEYGAGSIAGFHMDPAFTWTEEYQAELMVENFKAFDTLRSKGYFIGEMIWNFADFVTPMEYNRPGACMKGLFTRARQPKMAGHLMRMRYWSLAQDIHNVTIPKGVRSPLHIIT
- the LOC119579030 gene encoding beta-glucuronidase-like isoform X4, with product MMGGWSLLLGSLAILTGTLAEDSKWGGLYPRESGSREVKSLDGLWNFRLAPLHDPLKGFREEWFLRPLSKTGSVISMAVPSSYNDVTQDKALRDHIGWAWYDRTFYVPLRWQVDKQRVVLRLGSAHYNSIIYINGVAVTSHEGGHLPIMAEISSGLRFGKENLVTVAINNTLTPSTLPQGKIIYHNDPTKYPPGYFEQKLDFDFFNYAGLHRPVYLYTTPQTYIDDIVINTDIDGSAGIINYEIFAATTEIGPQSEDGVGCSVKLLDKEGDHITSAMGCVGTIKISNASLWWPYLMHSNPGYMYTLMVAVSDAFGVLDLYPQKVGIRTLGWNSTTLTINNQPLYLRGCGRHEDADIRGKGVDYPLIVKDFSLLKWLGANSFRTSHYPYAEEIMDMADQEGIMIVDESPAIGLNGFGEELMKRHIAVMQEFVRRDKNRPSVIMWSVGNEPRSYEPAAKEYFSAVVNATKEADPTRSVTCVLAVDKHTDLAGSSLDVILVNRYYSWYSDTGHLELIYNQTVNEFIEWHLLHNKPVMISEYGAGSIAGFHMDPAFTWTEEYQAELMVENFKAFDTLRSKGYFIGEMIWNFADFVTPMEYNRPGACMKGLFTRARQPKMAGHLMRMRYWSLAQDIHNVTIPKGVRSPLHIIT
- the LOC119579030 gene encoding beta-glucuronidase-like isoform X1, encoding MKKAEEGGGAATSIPQQQLQATPRSRPHGGEGGAARARGRSSGHLVNVMMGGWSLLLGSLAILTGTLAEDSKWGGLYPRESGSREVKSLDGLWNFRLAPLHDPLKGFREEWFLRPLSKTGSVISMAVPSSYNDVTQDKALRDHIGWAWYDRTFYVPLRWQVDKQRVVLRLGSAHYNSIIYINGVAVTSHEGGHLPIMAEISSGLRFGKENLVTVAINNTLTPSTLPQGKIIYHNDPTKYPPGYFEQKLDFDFFNYAGLHRPVYLYTTPQTYIDDIVINTDIDGSAGIINYEIFAATTEIGPQSEDGVGCSVKLLDKEGDHITSAMGCVGTIKISNASLWWPYLMHSNPGYMYTLMVAVSDAFGVLDLYPQKVGIRTLGWNSTTLTINNQPLYLRGCGRHEDADIRGKGVDYPLIVKDFSLLKWLGANSFRTSHYPYAEEIMDMADQEGIMIVDESPAIGLNGFGEELMKRHIAVMQEFVRRDKNRPSVIMWSVGNEPRSYEPAAKEYFSAVVNATKEADPTRSVTCVLAVDKHTDLAGSSLDVILVNRYYSWYSDTGHLELIYNQTVNEFIEWHLLHNKPVMISEYGAGSIAGFHMDPAFTWTEEYQAELMVENFKAFDTLRSKGYFIGEMIWNFADFVTPMEYNRPGACMKGLFTRARQPKMAGHLMRMRYWSLAQDIHNVTIPKGVRSPLHIIT
- the LOC119579030 gene encoding beta-glucuronidase-like isoform X2; its protein translation is MKKAEEGGGAATSIPQQQLQATPRSRPHGGEGGAARARGRSSGHLVNVMMGGWSLLLGSLAILTGTLAEDSKWGGLYPRESGSREVKSLDGLWNFRLAPLHDPLKGFREEWFLRPLSKTGSVISMAVPSSYNDVTQDKALRDHIGWAWYDRTFYVPLRWQVDKQRVVLRLGSAHYNSIIYINGVAVTSHEGGHLPIMAEISSGLRFGKENLVTVAINNTLTPSTLPQGKIIYHNDPTKYPPGYFEQKLDFDFFNYAGLHRPVYLYTTPQTYIDDIVINTDIDGSAGIINYEIFAATTEIGPQSEDGVGCSVKLLDKEGDHITSAMGCVGTIKISNASLWWPYLMHSNPGYMYTLMVAVSDAFGVLDLYPQKVGIRTLGWNSTTLTINNQPLYLRGCGRHEDADIRGKGVDYPLIVKDFSLLKWLGANSFRTSHYPYAEEIMDMADQEGIMIVDESPAIGLNGFGEELMKRHIAVMQEFVRRDKNRPSVIMWSVGNEPRSYEPAAKEYFSNVVNATKAVDATRPVTCVLNYPKNEEHAGSSLDVILVNRYYSWYSDTGHLELIYNQTVNEFIEWHLLHNKPVMISEYGAGSIAGFHMDPAFTWTEEYQAELMVENFKAFDTLRSKGYFIGEMIWNFADFVTPMEYNRPGACMKGLFTRARQPKMAGHLMRMRYWSLAQDIHNVTIPKGVRSPLHIIT
- the LOC119579030 gene encoding beta-glucuronidase-like isoform X3, encoding MLVNVMMGGWSLLLGSLAILTGTLAEDSKWGGLYPRESGSREVKSLDGLWNFRLAPLHDPLKGFREEWFLRPLSKTGSVISMAVPSSYNDVTQDKALRDHIGWAWYDRTFYVPLRWQVDKQRVVLRLGSAHYNSIIYINGVAVTSHEGGHLPIMAEISSGLRFGKENLVTVAINNTLTPSTLPQGKIIYHNDPTKYPPGYFEQKLDFDFFNYAGLHRPVYLYTTPQTYIDDIVINTDIDGSAGIINYEIFAATTEIGPQSEDGVGCSVKLLDKEGDHITSAMGCVGTIKISNASLWWPYLMHSNPGYMYTLMVAVSDAFGVLDLYPQKVGIRTLGWNSTTLTINNQPLYLRGCGRHEDADIRGKGVDYPLIVKDFSLLKWLGANSFRTSHYPYAEEIMDMADQEGIMIVDESPAIGLNGFGEELMKRHIAVMQEFVRRDKNRPSVIMWSVGNEPRSYEPAAKEYFSAVVNATKEADPTRSVTCVLAVDKHTDLAGSSLDVILVNRYYSWYSDTGHLELIYNQTVNEFIEWHLLHNKPVMISEYGAGSIAGFHMDPAFTWTEEYQAELMVENFKAFDTLRSKGYFIGEMIWNFADFVTPMEYNRPGACMKGLFTRARQPKMAGHLMRMRYWSLAQDIHNVTIPKGVRSPLHIIT